A window of Pseudophryne corroboree isolate aPseCor3 chromosome 1, aPseCor3.hap2, whole genome shotgun sequence genomic DNA:
CGGGACGGTATTTAATCTTGAAGTCATAGGTGGTTAGGGCAGCCAACCACCGATGTCCTGTCGCGTCTAACTTGGCTGAGGAAAGGATATAAGTCAAGGGATTGTTGTCGGTCTGTACTGTAAATGAGACCCCATAGAGGTAATCATGGAACTTTTCACTAATAGCCCACTTTAATGCTAGAAATTCCAATTTATGAACTGGGTAGTTCCTTTCACTAGGGGATAGCCCTCGGCTTACATAGGAAATGGGTCTTAATTGTTTCTCCTGCAATTGGTACAATACTCCCCCAAGACCCTCGAAAGAGGCATCTATGTGCACTTCATATGGAAGTCCCGGTTGGACATAAGCTAGCACAGGAGAGTGCGTTAATAGATGTTTCAACTTTGTAAAGGCTTCTTCACACTCCGATGACCACCGTTCTCCAAAGGACTCCTTGGGTTTGAAGTAATGCACCTCTCCTGGAGGCTTGCTATTGGTATAGTTTCGCTTCCATGGGGGATATCCTCGAGTCAGTTCAGTCAATGGCTTGGCCACAATGGAGTATTGTGGAACAAATTTCCTATAATACCCACAGAACCCTAGAAAAGATCGTAGGTCTTTAAGTGTATCTGGTCTGGGCCAATTCCTCACGGTGGCGACTTTATCAGGATCGGTGGATATTCCCTGTCGACTTACTATATGCCCAAGGTACTTTACTGATGACCGACAAAACTTGCATTTCTCCACAGACAACTTCAGCCCTCGTGCCTGGAGCCGGTCTAGAACTTTAAGTAAACGCTCATTATGTTCCTTTAAATCTCTACCGAAAACAataatgtcgtccagatatactagCACCTCGCGGTAGCACATATCTCCTACCGTTTTCTCCATAGTTctttgaaaggtggctggggctccTTTTATACCCTGGGGCATTTTCAGAAACTCAAAGAATCCTATGGGACAGATAAAAGCAGTTTTGTGTCGGTCATCCACACTCATTGGGATCTGATAGTATCCACACCGTAGGTCTAGTATAGAAAACCATTTACTCCCGTGAAGACAATCTAGGGCCTCATCAACTTTAGGGACGGTATACTGGTCGGGTAAGGTTCTATTATTCAGAGTGCGATAATCGATGCATAATCTTATCTCCCCACTCTTCTTACGAGCTACTACTATGGGGGACGCGTATGGGCTTTCGGAATCCGCTATGACATTATTTTCAACTAAACTTCTTAAGTGATCCCTTACATCCTCGAAGTCAGCTGGCGCTAACCTCCTCGATCTCTCCCGGAATGGTGTGTCATCAGTCAATTTGATATGGTGCTCTACCCCTGAGGCTGTTCCTAAATCCCATTCATGTTTTGAAAAGACCGCCTCTCTCTTCAAGAGAGATTCCAATAACTGCTGTTTATCTTTCCCATCAAGATCACTTCCCTGAAAACATGATTCCAAATCGACAACTGATGGTGGAGGCATATCTTCACCATCTGCTCCCATCACTTCGTCCATCCACTGACCCTCGACAAAATGACATCGGAGTCCATTGTGCCTAGGGGAAAGGGTAACTGACACCGGACAGTCCTTATCTTGCTTCTCACACCACCTTTGAAGATTTCGGAACATGTTAGTGTTGGTTCCAACAATCGCCGAGAGCTGCCCATTATCCCCAGGTGAATCAGGACATACTAATGCAATGAATGGCACAGTGTCATTCGGTGAGATCAGTCCGGGCTCGAAGGTAATTTGGGTAGCTATATACCCCAAGTAAGGGTATTTCTGCTCGCTGAGACCCCAGACAGTCAGTCCATGGAGGGGTAGTATAGGGACATCAGACAAATGGTCCCGGTACCAGGATTCAAAGACGATAGATACTTGGGATCCACTATCCATTAAAATAATACAGTCTTGTCCGTTGATCATGGCTTTCACCAGTGGTGCTTGTCCCATGAGGCTTTCTGGGATGTTGTCagcccactgggcactccccattgcatAAATATTTAGAATTGGGGAGTCTGTGAGGGGGTCACAGTACTCCCATTGGAGTTTTCCACTTGATTAATCCCCACCCTTTCAGAATTAGTAGGGTTAGAATAATTCCCTCGTCGTCCTGACCCGAGATTGGTACACTCAAATGATCGATGACCTATCTGTCCACAACTATAACAAGTAATAGGGGGTCGACCTCCCCCTCCTCGAGTCATTCTTCTTTCTGTTCGTGGAGGCCAATACTGACTAGAGTTGGCGTGGGTCTGTAGGGCAATCAATTGATCTATTTTCTTGTTCTGCTCTTCGAGCAATTTAAATAATCTATCATCTGCGGTAGAGGAGGCCGGAGTGGGCAATACCACTTTTACTTTCTTGATAGTACTCTCTCTATTTTCTATTTGGACTTCCTCCAGCTTGACCTCTTTCACTAATTCATTTAACGTGGGTGGAGGCCCCGAAGTCCGAACGCATCTTAATCGTTGGGCCACTGGGTTGTTGGTCAACGCCCCTTTTAGCACTTGCCTCATGCGACTCTCATCTACGGAGGCTTTAGTTATTCCACCTTTGTCTACAATTTTGTAGATCAATCTATCAACCCTATATATGTACTGGGTCAACTTTTCTCCGGGCTCTTGGTAAGTTCGGTGTAGTCTTGCCATCAAATCCCCTACATCTTCTAGGGTACCAAAGGAAAAGTCCAGGGCCTCAATATAATCTTTTAAGGTAGCTGTTGGCTTGCTCCTCCTAGTagcctgaatcacccccattgctgGACCTCGGAGACTTTCCACTATTCGTTGTCTTTTTACATGTTCCGGACACTGCCATTCTTCCGAATGTTGAACAGCCGTCTCCCGCCAGGTGTCATAGGTTTCTTCACCCACCGGCACAGGAATAATCCCGGAGAACATCCTCAATCGACGATAGCCCCCTTCATAGTGCCATCGTTCTAGCTGGCTGACCATCTTATCCACCACTACATCAACCCCGGTTCCCACGGTTCCATCTTTATTCTCTGAACCTCCTGCTTCCACCCCAACTGTAGTCATACACTTCCCGATGGCATGCGCACCTGTCCCGGAGTCTCCCCCAGAGGTTGCTTCTTCATCCATACAGTCATTCCCATCTGGCCATATCACTTGAATCTTCCAACCGGGAGCATCTCCCACTACCACTCGGATTGGTATTAAGGTTCGATCTAATGAATGCCGGTTGCTGACCAAAAAAGCAAATGTATCACCATTAGATCCTCTCCACCTATCTACTAGGCAGGGCTGACTAACATCATACATGTTAGCCACCACTCGTAAAGTTGCTTCGTCACTCACCCCAGACAGATTTCCCCATAATCCAAAACTACATAGGGGGTCCACCCCCTTTTCCCGACACCACTTAAAAATATCGGCACTGGTCACTTCTTCAAGTATCCGTAATTCAGTCATCGCACCCCGCTCCCCTGATATCTCGGATCTCAGCAGAGCCTCCATAATGTAACCCTGGAACTGATGATGGGTTACCGTGAACTAGTcgagtgtgcctccacccaagctatttggaTGATTTTCCAGGCGAGCTTGAGAACGCCTATATATTATAGTTTATATATCCCAATACTATCTATATTATATCTCTGTTTCCCTTGACAGTCCCCACTAGTATGACTGAGTGATTAATGAAATTACCTTCTTTCCTTTTTTATTTTAGATTACAACTCCACGAAAAAGACTATTTCACTGGTAAGTATATATGGGTTTACTTAATAACAATTCAAATAGAGTACATTGAACACATCGTACCTTTCATATGCGTTGAGGGTAGTCATCAATTTTGAATTGTTCATCACAGTTGATCTCTATTGACATAAATtaactgcatgcaatacaaaaaactgtAACTATCCAATAGTCTATAAGACTATTGACCCGGGTTGATAAAAATattacttttatatatttatagcTTATATCATACAAATTATACTATGGTGCACCATCAGCTATATTCCCAATAACTGCCTAACTATATAATCATACATTGAATATCTGGACTATCAGTCTGATACCACGGGAGAAAGTGATAATAGGAGCAGAGTAATTAAGGCACTTGAGAAGGGCTGATGAAAATTATATTCCTAGTGATGCTCCCGGGTGATGGAAGGTCCCTTGTCAAATTATGGAGTGACTGTGCTTCAGTCTGTGGGATTTCTCTTTGTGGTAGATATAAACTTGTTTCCTTCCACTTAGGATCTGGTAGAAGTTAGATATAGTGTAGTAGATATGATACTACTATAGATGATCTTCTCTCTATACAAACTGAGTAGATTAGAGGATTCTTATTCAAGTGTGTGTAACAATATAGAATAAATGCCAGTCTGCGTTGCTTTAAGTATTGTCAGGCAAATTACTTGGACTATGGTGAGTGGAATTTAGAGTAATTAAATATCCACACGTCTCTCATGCCTCAGATTCAGTTAGTCACCGTATGTAAATAACTTGCTAGGAATGTAGCAGCTGACAGTCACTGTGATGCCTCAGGATACTCTATACAGGCCAGTTCCAAAGTAGTAACACTACCCCCTCTAATCTTCATTCAGTAGTTACATAGTCCAAAACGTATAGCTGAATGGCTTTTCACCCGGGGGTAATAATTTTCAATCAGGAGTATACCTGGCCTGACTGCCTTTATTATTTAAGACATATAACGATAGCCTTTTGGACAAATAATGCCTGCATGGATGAGGTTTATATACACACTGAGACAGTGCTGATGCCTTACAGTATTACAGTGCTCCTGACAGCTTAATGGATGGGTTGTATAGGTTATGTACAATTAAGGTAGCCACTTCAGGATGCTCTCTATAGCACTTCCCCTGATTCCTCCTCTGATGCACTGATTGGGAAATCAATTTCGGACCGCATATCCAGCCTGTACCTAGCAACAGCTCTGGAGGGTGCCTGTCACTATGCAGTGTCCCACATACTATCTGCCCGCAGAGGTCACTTCACCTTCCTTTCAGGTAATCACTTAGCCAGAGACTCTCTCTCTCGTCCCCGCTCCCTCTCGATCACCGCTGCTCCCGGCTAATTAGCGCTGGGTCCG
This region includes:
- the LOC135050592 gene encoding paraneoplastic antigen Ma1 homolog, producing the protein MYDVSQPCLVDRWRGSNGDTFAFLVSNRHSLDRTLIPIRVVVGDAPGWKIQVIWPDGNDCMDEEATSGGDSGTGAHAIGKCMTTVGVEAGGSENKDGTVGTGVDVVVDKMVSQLERWHYEGGYRRLRMFSGIIPVPVGEETYDTWRETAVQHSEEWQCPEHVKRQRIVESLRGPAMGVIQATRRSKPTATLKDYIEALDFSFGTLEDVGDLMARLHRTYQEPGEKLTQYIYRVDRLIYKIVDKGGITKASVDESRMRQVLKGALTNNPVAQRLRCVRTSGPPPTLNELVKEVKLEEVQIENRESTIKKVKVVLPTPASSTADDRLFKLLEEQNKKIDQLIALQTHANSSQYWPPRTERRMTRGGGGRPPITCYSCGQIGHRSFECTNLGSGRRGNYSNPTNSERVGINQVENSNGSTVTPSQTPQF